A window of Pedobacter lusitanus contains these coding sequences:
- a CDS encoding heme-binding domain-containing protein — translation MKFSERNKVIAAIMMGCFCVIIAVSLNHYPVVDHPPVTGEIQVPAAVKQIFVRSCFSCHSSQTELKWYDKLPVVSAIVSRDVTEARKRFNFSAWDSLSAADQKVTLWEIYNMINAGKMPLGLYTAIHPEAKVSASDLSVLRNYLNTLSVTSINDTSKEHEAIVQHSEWQQQQTAVNQVPVSVNGIKHRPEYRNWQVMSTTSRFDNGTMRVMYANPIAARAINDHQINPWPDGSVLTKVVWEKLEDKDGNVRPGKFVNIQYMVRDKEKYRDTEGWGFARFDTPELRPYGKLSSFKKCIACHQAVKETGFVFDLSTKK, via the coding sequence ATGAAATTTTCTGAAAGAAATAAAGTAATTGCTGCAATTATGATGGGGTGCTTTTGCGTCATCATAGCTGTTTCGCTAAATCACTATCCTGTAGTTGACCATCCACCGGTCACCGGCGAAATTCAGGTTCCTGCAGCGGTAAAACAAATCTTTGTACGCTCCTGTTTCAGTTGTCATTCCAGCCAGACGGAACTAAAATGGTATGATAAATTACCTGTTGTTTCTGCTATAGTAAGCAGAGATGTTACTGAGGCCAGGAAAAGGTTTAATTTCTCAGCATGGGATAGTTTATCTGCAGCAGACCAGAAGGTAACGCTCTGGGAAATTTACAATATGATCAATGCCGGTAAAATGCCCCTCGGTTTGTATACAGCGATACATCCTGAGGCAAAGGTTTCAGCATCGGACTTATCCGTTTTAAGGAATTATCTGAATACTTTAAGCGTAACATCTATTAATGATACCAGTAAAGAACATGAAGCAATTGTTCAGCATTCAGAGTGGCAACAGCAACAGACCGCAGTGAATCAGGTGCCCGTTTCTGTAAATGGAATAAAACATAGACCTGAATACCGCAACTGGCAGGTCATGAGTACAACATCGCGGTTTGATAACGGAACTATGCGGGTGATGTATGCTAATCCTATTGCAGCCAGAGCTATAAATGATCATCAGATTAATCCCTGGCCAGACGGTTCCGTCCTGACAAAAGTGGTCTGGGAAAAACTGGAGGATAAAGATGGAAATGTACGCCCCGGGAAATTTGTAAATATTCAGTATATGGTCAGGGATAAAGAAAAATACCGGGATACAGAAGGATGGGGATTTGCCAGATTTGATACACCTGAATTAAGACCTTATGGAAAACTGTCAAGTTTTAAAAAATGTATAGCCTGTCATCAGGCCGTAAAGGAAACCGGATTTGTCTTTGATCTTTCCACAAAAAAATAA
- a CDS encoding sensor histidine kinase: protein MIKKNFRISNKVIWLSSFFLGILTSVPKIAEHHFNLYEAIVDSTVTFLFAVLIWYYNILTLPVYSSKDVANGFSVIRLLKGLFFGIVVMFILACIQQYLLSHLNFGPVMLMFEVRGILVNITFYMFLHLLHQSYQNQQVGIELERTKTDNLGAQYELLKQQVNPHFLFNSLNTLKYMVESEDEHAVDFILKLSNFYRFTLESRKLDLIKLAEELEILEAYVYLLKTRFEDGIELTIAIDQQYNQSLIPPFTLQLLIENCIKHNVVSLDRPLHIRLYSVKDYLVIENQLQLKKMPEHSTGMGLDTINQRYIHLLNKKIEIQVSETLFTIKLPVIHGHHHH, encoded by the coding sequence ATGATTAAAAAGAATTTCAGAATTTCAAATAAGGTAATTTGGTTAAGCTCTTTTTTCCTGGGTATACTGACCTCAGTTCCTAAAATTGCAGAACATCATTTTAATCTCTATGAAGCAATTGTCGATTCGACAGTAACCTTTCTGTTTGCAGTTTTAATCTGGTACTATAATATCCTGACACTTCCTGTTTACTCTTCGAAAGATGTTGCCAATGGCTTTTCGGTTATACGTTTGCTCAAAGGTTTGTTTTTTGGTATTGTAGTCATGTTTATTCTGGCCTGCATCCAGCAGTATTTGTTATCTCATCTTAATTTCGGCCCGGTTATGCTGATGTTTGAGGTCAGAGGTATTCTGGTTAACATTACCTTTTATATGTTTTTACATCTTTTACACCAGAGTTATCAGAATCAGCAGGTAGGGATAGAACTGGAACGTACTAAAACAGACAATCTGGGTGCCCAATATGAGTTGCTGAAACAGCAGGTAAATCCGCATTTTCTGTTTAACAGCCTGAATACGTTAAAATACATGGTAGAGAGTGAAGATGAGCATGCTGTTGATTTTATCTTGAAGCTATCTAATTTTTACCGTTTTACCCTGGAAAGCCGTAAACTGGATCTGATTAAACTTGCTGAAGAACTGGAGATACTGGAAGCTTATGTATACCTGTTAAAAACCAGGTTTGAAGATGGGATTGAGCTGACTATCGCCATTGACCAGCAGTATAATCAGTCTCTGATCCCTCCTTTTACACTACAGCTGCTGATAGAGAACTGTATCAAACATAATGTGGTATCACTGGATCGTCCTTTGCATATCAGACTGTATTCTGTAAAAGATTATCTCGTTATTGAAAACCAGCTTCAGTTAAAAAAAATGCCGGAACATTCTACCGGTATGGGGCTTGACACGATCAATCAGCGTTATATCCATCTTTTAAATAAAAAAATAGAAATTCAGGTTAGTGAAACATTATTCACCATCAAACTACCGGTTATCCATGGACATCATCATCATTGA
- a CDS encoding LytR/AlgR family response regulator transcription factor, translating into MDIIIIEDELKAAKSLANLITKIRPAAQIKAQLQSIESAVHYFSENEEPDLIFMDIQLSDGLCFEIFKSVKIHCPIIFCTAYGEYSMDAIKANGIDYLLKPFSKEDLTEAFEKVESFKNFFQQDTQPDLDELLKRIGVDEGKKSFLVFKHNKYTTIQTDAIAFIYIRNDSATIMTFQEQEYTISQSLDQIQSLLSSKQFFRLNRQYLINFSAIKEVEHYFDRKLFVKLVISSPDKLLIGKEKTTIFLNWLENR; encoded by the coding sequence ATGGACATCATCATCATTGAAGACGAGCTTAAAGCAGCAAAATCACTGGCAAATCTCATCACTAAAATAAGACCTGCAGCTCAGATCAAAGCGCAGCTACAGAGTATTGAAAGTGCAGTTCATTATTTCTCAGAGAACGAAGAACCAGATCTGATTTTTATGGATATACAGCTCTCTGACGGGCTGTGTTTCGAAATATTCAAGTCGGTTAAAATTCATTGTCCTATCATATTCTGTACTGCTTATGGGGAATACTCCATGGATGCAATTAAAGCTAACGGGATAGATTATTTATTGAAACCTTTTTCCAAAGAGGATTTAACTGAAGCTTTTGAAAAAGTAGAGAGTTTTAAAAACTTCTTTCAGCAGGATACTCAACCCGATCTGGATGAACTGTTAAAGAGAATTGGTGTGGATGAAGGAAAGAAAAGCTTCCTGGTTTTTAAGCATAATAAATATACAACCATACAAACAGACGCTATAGCTTTTATTTATATCAGAAATGATTCTGCTACTATAATGACTTTCCAGGAACAGGAGTATACTATTTCACAATCGCTTGATCAGATCCAGAGTCTGCTGTCATCCAAACAGTTTTTCAGACTAAACAGGCAGTACCTGATTAATTTTAGTGCAATTAAAGAGGTTGAGCATTATTTTGACAGAAAACTATTTGTTAAACTGGTGATCTCCAGTCCTGATAAATTACTAATCGGAAAAGAAAAAACAACTATCTTTTTAAACTGGCTTGAAAACAGGTAA